GGGGAGCCAATTCACCAGCCCCAGCTACATCTCCCTTCTGCAGGCTGCCGGCGTCAGGATCAGCATGGATGGCAAGGGGCGAGCCACCGACAACATCTTCACGGAGCGCCTGTGGCGCAGCCTCAAGTACGAAGAGGTCTATATCCACGAGTACACCAGCCCCCGGCAGGCTCGGGAAGGCATCCGTAGGTATCTGGACTTCTACAACACGGGCCGGCCCCACCAGGCCCTGGGCTATGAGACCCCGGCAGAAGCCCACTTCGGACGAGAACTGGAAATCCACAGCATACACTCATTCAGGACCCAGACCAAACGAGGGGGGGACAAATGTAACTTAGCAGGCATCAAAAACGTGTCTTGACAATGGGGTCCACCTTACTCAGTTGTCAGCCTCAACGGCGAGAACATATCTTCAATGGGTGATATCAGAGATGTTGTCGACGATGTTGTGCCTGGGACGAAGATCTTCTTGAAATATCAGAGAGGCTCACTCGTAATAGAAACCCAGATCACTCCTGACGGTATATCCCAATGGGAGTCCAAGCCCATTCT
The DNA window shown above is from Bacillota bacterium and carries:
- a CDS encoding integrase core domain-containing protein, whose protein sequence is GSQFTSPSYISLLQAAGVRISMDGKGRATDNIFTERLWRSLKYEEVYIHEYTSPRQAREGIRRYLDFYNTGRPHQALGYETPAEAHFGRELEIHSIHSFRTQTKRGGDKCNLAGIKNVS